Proteins encoded by one window of Glycine soja cultivar W05 chromosome 15, ASM419377v2, whole genome shotgun sequence:
- the LOC114387053 gene encoding phosphoglycerate kinase, cytosolic-like: MASAAAPTTFSLLHSTTPASSSSATSASPSRVQLSSSLRSRPLARRLGFAAADPLLAANVAARVAAVRGGKGARGVVSMAKKSVGELSAADLKGKKVFVRADLNVPLDDNQNITDDTRIRAAIPTIKHLIQNGAKVILSSHLGRPKGVTPKYSLAPLVPRLSELIGIQVVKAEDSIGPEVEKLVASLPDGGVLLLENVRFYKEEEKNDPEHAKKLASLADLFVNDAFGTAHRAHASTEGVTKYLKPSVAGFLLQKELDYLVGAVSSPKRPFAAIVGGSKVSSKIGVIESLLEKVDILLLGGGMIFTFYKAQGLSVGSSLVEEDKLDLATSLLAKAKEKGVSLLLPSDVVIADKFAPDANSKVVPASAIPDGWMGLDIGPDSVKSFSEALDTTQTIIWNGPMGVFEFDKFAVGTEAIAKKLADLSGKGVTTIIGGGDSVAAVEKVGVASVMSHISTGGGASLELLEGKELPGVLALDEAVPVAV; encoded by the exons atGGCCTCAGCCGCAGCCCCCACAACTTTCTCTCTCCTCCACTCCACCACCCCggcctcctcctcctccgccACCTCCGCCTCCCCCTCGCGCGTGCAGCTCTCCTCCTCCCTCCGCTCGCGCCCGCTCGCGCGCCGCCTTGGCTTCGCCGCAGCGGACCCGCTGCTCGCGGCGAATGTCGCAGCGCGCGTCGCAGCGGTGAGAGGAGGAAAGGGCGCGAGGGGGGTGGTGTCGATGGCGAAGAAGAGCGTGGGGGAGCTGAGCGCGGCGGACCTGAAGGGGAAGAAGGTCTTCGTCAGGGCCGACCTCAACGTCCCGCTCGACGACAACCAGAACATCACCGACGACACCAGAATTCGCGCCGCCATTCCCACCATCAAACACCTAATCCAAAACGGCGCCAAAGTTATTCTCTCCAGCCACTTG GGGAGGCCGAAGGGTGTCACTCCCAAATACAGCTTGGCACCTCTTGTGCCCCGGCTTTCTGAGCTCATTGGTATCCAG GTTGTCAAGGCTGAAGACAGTATTGGTCCAGAAGTAGAAAAGTTGGTGGCTTCTCTTCCAGATGGAGGTGTTCTTCTTCTAGAAAATGTGAGGTTTTACAAGGAGGAAGAAAAGAATGATCCCGAGCATGCAAAAAAGCTTGCCTCTCTGGCAGATCTGTTTGTGAATGATGCATTTGGTACTGCTCACAGGGCACATGCATCAACAGAGGGTGTTACTAAATACCTGAAGCCATCTGTTGCTGGTTTTCTTTTGCAAAAG GAACTTGATTACCTTGTTGGGGCGGTATCAAGCCCCAAAAGGCCATTTGCTGCCATTGTTGGTGGTTCCAAGGTCTCATCTAAAATTGGAGTGATTGAGTCACTTTTGGAAAAAGTTGACATTCTTCTTCTTGGTGGAGGAATGATCTTCACATTTTACAAGGCACAAGGTCTTTCAGTGGGTTCATCCCTTGTAGAAGAAGATAAGTTGGATCTTGCTACATCACTACTTGCAAAAGCCAAGGAAAAGGGGGTGTCTCTCTTGTTACCAAGTGATGTGGTGATTGCAGACAAATTTGCCCCCGATGCAAACAGCAAG GTCGTGCCAGCATCTGCCATCCCTGATGGCTGGATGGGATTGGATATTGGTCCAGATTCTGTTAAATCATTCAGTGAAGCATTGGATACTACCCAAACCATCATATGGAATGGACCAATGGGAGTGTTTGAGTTTGACAAGTTTGCTGTTGGTACAGAG GCTATTGCAAAGAAGCTGGCTGATCTCAGTGGAAAGGGGGTGACCACAATTATCGGAGGAGGAGATTCTGTTGCAGCTGTGGAGAAAGTAGGAGTTGCTAGTGTCATGAGCCACATATCTACTGGTGGTGGTGCCAGTTTGGAGTTATTGGAAGGCAAAGAGCTTCCAGGAGTCCTTGCTCTCGATGAAGCCGTCCCAGTTGCCGTGTAA
- the LOC114387282 gene encoding phosphoglycerate kinase, cytosolic-like — MATKRSVGTLKEGDLKGKRVFVRVDLNVPLDDNLNITDDTRVRAAVPTIKYLTGYGAKVILSSHLGRPKGVTPKYSLKPLVPRLSQLLGIEVTMANDSIGEEVEKLVTQLPEGGVLLLENVRFYKEEEKNDPEFAKKLASLADLYVNDAFGTAHRAHASTEGVAKYLKPSVAGFLMQKELDYLVGAVSNPKRPFAAIVGGSKVSSKIGVIESLLEKVNVLLLGGGMIFTFYKAQGYSVGSSLVEEDKLSLATTLLEKAKAKGVSLLLPTDVVIADKFAADANSKTVPASSIPDGWMGLDIGPDSIKTFGEALDTTQTIIWNGPMGVFEFDKFATGTEAIAKKLAELSGKGVTTIIGGGDSVAAVEKVGLADKMSHISTGGGASLELLEGKQLPGVLALDDA, encoded by the exons ATGGCGACTAAGAGGAGCGTGGGAACGTTGAAGGAGGGTGATTTGAAGGGGAAGAGGGTATTCGTGAGGGTCGATCTGAACGTGCCTTTGGATGACAACCTTAACATCACCGATGACACTAGAGTCCGTGCTGCTGTTCCCACCATCAAGTACTTGACTGGTTATGGTGCTAAAGTGATCCTTTCTAGCCATTTG GGACGTCCAAAAGGTGTAACACCTAAATACAGTTTGAAGCCTCTTGTGCCAAGGCTGTCTCAACTTCTTGGAATTGAG GTTACGATGGCCAATGACTCTATTGGGGAGGAAGTTGAAAAGTTGGTTACACAACTTCCAGAAGGTGGTGTTTTGCTTCTAGAGAATGTGAGGTTCTACAAGGAGGAAGAGAAGAATGATCCTGAATTTGCAAAGAAGTTGGCTTCTCTAGCTGATCtctatgtgaatgatgcatttGGCACTGCCCACAGAGCTCATGCTTCTACAGAAGGAGTTGCCAAATACTTGAAGCCCTCTGTTGCAGGATTCCTAATGCAGAAG GAGCTTGATTATCTAGTTGGGGCTGTGTCAAACCCCAAGAGACCATTTGCTGCTATTGTCGGTGGATCGAAGGTGTCTTCCAAGATTGGAGTTATTGAATCCTTGTTGGAGAAAGTTAATGTTCTCTTGCTTGGTGGAGGAATGATCTTTACCTTTTACAAGGCTCAGGGTTATTCAGTTGGGTCATCTCTTGTGGAGGAAGACAAGCTTAGCCTTGCAACTACACTTCTTGAAAAGGCCAAGGCTAAAGGGGTTTCTTTGTTGCTTCCAACTGATGTTGTCATAGCAGACAAGTTTGCTGCTGATGCTAACAGCAAG ACTGTGCCGGCATCAAGCATCCCAGATGGGTGGATGGGGTTGGATATTGGTCCTGATTCCATCAAGACATTTGGTGAAGCATTGGATACGACTCAGACCATTATTTGGAATGGACCAATGGGTGTTTTTGAGTTTGATAAGTTTGCCACAGGAACAGAg GCTATAGCCAAGAAACTGGCAGAGCTGAGTGGGAAGGGAGTGACAACCATCATTGGAGGAGGTGACTCCGTTGCCGCTGTGGAGAAGGTTGGACTTGCAGACAAGATGAGCCACATCTCCACTGGTGGTGGTGCCAGCTTAGAGCTTCTTGAGGGAAAGCAACTCCCTGGTGTCCTTGCTCTTGATGATGCTTGA